Proteins from one Rosa chinensis cultivar Old Blush chromosome 7, RchiOBHm-V2, whole genome shotgun sequence genomic window:
- the LOC112175613 gene encoding uncharacterized protein LOC112175613: MVITIEDLRKNETWLCGSFLKMVDDVKAMATDPSEQQVLLTQMVLKELMMNRNKPEAAFSLGFPKKKRSESRGMVLKELMMNRNKPEAFSLGFPKKKRSGSRGMQKQNQNQKQRIIIKFKRCVSATTGIASYSCSVSPDSGIVVNPDPLHDDQKQDLKLKLKLKSKKRCYSEIEQAGDEGFEDINSKRLRKGKNDKRVLPSAQSMTEYFPKEELQDRIRGSDHPKPRARAIAISGKRNEIKISMTSFALSLLICFLLAVYVQQ; encoded by the exons atggTGATCACGATTGAAGATTTGAGGAAAAATGAGACCTGGCTTTGTGGGTCTTTCTTGAAAATGGTTGATGATGTGAAAGCCATGGCCACCGACCCATCTGAGCAACAAGTGCTTCTGACCCAGATGGTTTTGAAGGAGTTGATGATGAATAGGAACAAACCAGAAGCAGCATTCTCACTTGGTTTTCCCAAAAAGAAGAGATCTGAATCTAGAGGGATGGTTTTGAAGGAGTTGATGATGAATAGGAACAAACCAGAAGCATTCTCACTTGGTTTTCCCAAAAAGAAGAGATCTGGATCTAGGGGGATGCAAAAgcagaatcagaatcagaagCAGAGGATCATCATCAAATTCAAACGCTGCGTCTCTGCCACTACAGGTATTGCTTCTTATTCTTGCTCTGTTTCCCCTGATTCTGGTATTGTTGTAAACCCAGACCCACTTCATGATGATCAGAAACaggatttgaaattgaaattgaaattgaagagcAAGAAGAGGTGCTACTCTGAAATCGAACAAGCAGGCGATGAAGGTTTCGAAGACATAAACTCGAAGAGGCTGAGAAAGGGAAAGAATGATAAGAGGGTGTTACCAAGTGCGCAATCGATGACTGAGTATTTTCCAAAGGAAGAGTTGCAGGATCGTATTCGTG GATCAGATCACCCAAAGCCAAGAGCAAGAGCAATAGCAATATCAGGGAAGAGGAATGAGATCAAGATCAGTATGACCAGCTTTGCTTTGTCCTTGTTAATCTGCTTTCT TCTTGCAGTTTATGTTCAACAGTAA